TCCCTTGTTCCTGTGTCCCTCAGCCCTCAGTCCATATTCCCTCATTGGCCCTGATCTCTATACTGCCCTGAGAGCCCTGTTCAGCCCCTTCCTCTGGGGACACAGAAACCTGGACTGTCCCAGTGAGTGGCATTGGACCCTGAACATCTTACCACGCGGCTGAATTAAACATCTGTGCATATTACGCAAAGgccctttttgcttccttacccTGGACTTTACTAGTAGCTATTCCAGCTGCAACACATTTTATACCAGGTCACACTTCCTTCAGAAAACTGTGCTCTCTTTCTCCATGAAGAGGTCTGTCCAAGCACACATCAATCTTCCTCTAAATCCTAACAGATTTGCAGCAAAATCTATTTCAGTTACCTTCAGAGATTATCATCTGATGGATCCAAAAGGCAACTGCATGCAATGGAGATCCCCTCAGCTCTAATCTAAAGCTTGACAAATACTGAACACTTAATCCACAAAACAGTAGCacattcatattaaaaaaaaaaaatcattacaaagcagaaaattaattcctaaCACTCTACACCATGAAGCAGGAAAGTTTCAGtacctctgctgcagctcccaggagcacaATAAAGCTCTCCTGCGTACAATCTCACACTCTCCAGTAAGGGCAGCAggtgagcctccttttctccaccCTCCAATGCACCTCATCAGTCTCTCATTATGACAGTAAGACTTTTGATGGCCAGTTCAGAAAGCCCAGGACCATGCTGAGACTTGTGTTAAGTACTTAGTTCAGCAACCCAGTAACCCCCTCTGATGACCTAACAGGCTTGAGAAGTGGGTCTGTATGAACCCCATGAACTTCAAAGCCAGGTGCAAGGTGCTGCATatgggtcagggcaatcccaagcacaaatacaACCTGGACAAAAAATGGATTCAGAGTCCTCAGGAGAAGGCCATGGATGTGAGAAGCTcaacatgacccagcaatgtgtACCTGCAGCCTACAAAGCCAACCACATCCTGGGCTGTATGAAAAGCAGTGTGACAAGGAGGTCGAGGGACATGACTGTCTCTttactctgctcttgtgagaccccaccaGGAGCACTGTGTAcagctctggggcccccaaCAAtagaaggacatggacctgttggagagTCCAGGGGAGCCATGAAGACCCTCAGAGAGCTGTAGCACCTCTACCCTGAAGTCCTGAGACAGGTTGAGAGAGTTGGGCTTGTTCAACCCAGAGAAGACCCCAGAGAGACCTGAAAACCCTTTCCTGTACATACAtacaagagagatggagaggttTACAGGAATGTGCAATTGTAAGACTAGCTTCAAAGAGGGaatgtttttaaactgaatgaGGGTAGATTTAGATAAGGTATTAAGAGGAACTTTACTGTGACAGTAGTGAGGCAATGCCAgtggttgcccagagaagctgtgggtgccccagccctgataatgtgcaaggccaggctggatgggtcttagagcaacctggtctagtggaattGGTCCCTGACCGTGGTAGAGGGTATGGAACTAGGGGGTTGTCTTAAGTTggaaatgcaagatgtggctgggggtgtgcattctattgccatctgttagatgtagggcagttatcttctgttaattgggccACTTGTTAAAAACAGGGGAggagttttctttatctcttccacaaccaatctTGCCTAcagaaaatatcttctgttaatgggccagtgagtgtcactgcatgactgataaaattacaccatcccatggggagatgctctgccccgggggaggagccaagcattcctacctggatattATCTGAGATTTAGAACGCCACAGGCAaccttttcccactggattcccagaggagcagctttcttttccactaGATTCCCAGAagaagaccaggcccatctacatcaccactggaccttcagaggagaactccacccttctacaggatcactgcttcaacagaaccccagctgtcactgcaggggggctgcagccaccatttaatgggactgctgccaccaccctgaccacAGGGGATCAGGTCATATTCTGACTCTGCCAGTGTTGTTTTATACTACTGcatgtttattttgatttttaattttttcttttgctaataAGGAACTGTTcttcctactcccatatctttgcctgagagccccttaatttcaaaattataataattcggAGACAGGGAGTAAGAATAATAAgaggaagttaaaaaaagaataattgtctttcaagggaggctcctgccttccttagcggacatctgtcttttcaaaccacaGCAGGGGTCattaagatcccttccaacccaacccactctatgattctaCCATCACATGATTCTATGCCTGATTACAGATAGATggaacaaacacaaaaatttaaattcataCTTCACAACAATGTATGACATCACAAGCTCATGAAATAAATGCTAGgacaagaacaaaaaagataAACCTTGTTCAAAATTACCGAGGTAGACAAGAATCTTGGCAGATGTTGCATGATCCTTTACTAAGAATACATTTTATACTCCTCGCATAATCCTCGGGGATGGATGTAGGCACCAACACTCAAATTCAGGAAATACGGTAATGCTGGAGTCTACTATAAACAACTGGAAGAGAaggtttcttccttttccatcaagaaaaattggaagaaacagcagaagagcCAGAAAGCGATCACCCGGCCGAGACACATCTGCGCCGGCCTCACCAGCCGAGCTCCGGCAGCGCCGGGCGGGCACGGCATCGCGAACGCCGGCTGCCGGCGGAGCAGGCAGCCAGCGGGCCCTGAGCCCGGCATCAGCCGGGAAACCAATCGCACTGTTCTCCCCGCGCCGTCACAGAACACCTTCCATTGCACTCACTACCGGGGGCACTCGCGCGTCCCCGTTCCAGCctccgccccggccccgcccgcccccgacggccccgggccggggcgggctcTGCCGGCGCTTCCTCCCGGGGCTTGTGGGTGCTCGGGTTCGCCATGGGGCAGTGCCTGCCCTGCATGGGGGGCGCCGTCAAGGACGTGGTGGAGACGCCCGACCCGGTGAGTGTGGGGCCGCGGGGGCTGCCCCCTCCTTCCCCCGCAGTTTGTCAGTGACGCCGGGCGCCGCCGCGCTGAGGGGAGCGCAGGGGGCGGTGACCTTCCTTCATTCCTCCCTCAACATGGAGGCCAGGCCGCGCGGCTGCTGCGCTGCCCCGGGAGGCAGAGGCTGTGCCGGGGAAAGGGAGCCGGTCCTGCGGCCCCTGGCCCGGGCTGGGGAGAGCTCTTGGGCCGAGGCACCCGGGGTCCCCCGCAGCTTGGGGCCCGGCGCCCCAGAGCTTCCTGCCGCTCCGCCCCACCGTCACCGTGGGCACTGTGCTTCTGTGGAGACCGGGGGTTCGCGTGAGACGTGTTAGTGCATAATTGTGGCCAACATGACCCCGTCTTTACAAGAAATaggaaaagctgtgcttttttttcccgGTGGATAGTGATGCCCGCTTCTAAGTACCCTGCACTGCATGACATTTTTCCTAGGCGAGTAAGAGCCCATCTCTGTAGTTTGTACCCTCAGCTGAGGAGTTCATGGGGGAGAAGAAAGGGAGCCCGCTTTGCCTGGGAGAGCAAGCATTCCCTTTTCCAGACTCTAAAAGGATGTTTCATACACTGCGTGCCATTTCACCCCAGGCTGGATTTTTTGAGTGAGGGTGCGGAGCAGCTGAATAGTGATTTCTGGTGGAGTTTGACTGTATATatgtcagcagctcctcttctggCGTATTAGTCACTAAAAACACTTTGTTCTTgcaggctggcagtgcagggaaagATGATGCTAATTACCTTGAAGTTGTCATTTCGTGGGAGTTAGTATCACAGATTTGAGTCATACTTTAAAATTAAGAGTTTAAAAAGAATGCAAAGACTATATTGAAGTAGAATTTCACTGTCTTTAACATTTTATCTAGGAAGTAAAAAGAAGACAACTAGCAGAAGCCGCTGAAAAGAGGCAGATGGAGGTAATGTCTGATAAAATGTCatttgctgaaattatttttagataaCTGGTTTATGGGGAGAATGCCTAGGGCTTCTCTGGTGACACTGGGTATCATGTTTGGATTGTGGGAATTGTTGTTAAGTACTTTCCTGGTATTATTAATGTTGTACTTTTATACCGTTTTTATATCTATTAAGAATTTCACAGGTGGGTGCTCTAAGACCATTGCAAAGTAACTGAGCTTGTTTGGATGGGAGATATTTTACAGCAGTTTATATAACAACCTAAGAACTGGAAGAGCAACTTCAGCATTATTTTATCCTTGTTCTAAGACTTGAGAACAAGAGATGGAGAAGTATTCAAACCAGAGTGGTCAAACAGTTGTTGCAGTGGCACTTTCAAGTGGTACTGCACTTTTCTTATAAATGCAGGTTGTATGCACTTGCAGGTTCTTCTTTATCAATAAAGCAACAGTTTGAACATGTTTATAAGCTCAGATTCCAGCAAAGATGTAGTATTAACTTagtcttttgtctttttaaggTTGCCAAGCTTTAACTGCGTAGATATCTTTAAAGTTAGAAGAGGTAGGATACAAATGTTCTAGCAGAACAGCCAGCCTggtattttttccttacatACCTCTAAAAAGACTTACAGCGTATTCTCTTATTGTAGATTTTGAATGGTGTGTCTTAGAGACCACAGCTGAACTGTAAAGAGAAAGGATTGTTATTTGTGTCAATGTTAGTGACAGTACATATTGAATTATGAATTGGCCATTAAGCATGGGGACCATGTTGACCTGGTTTGAAGGGAGCTCAGTAAATAATTGGAGCAACAGCTGAGTGATGCATGAGACTCCTTAAAACCCTTGCTTTTGTGCCATTCTATGTACTAAAAGCAATCCACATGTTGTTTTCAACCACAAATGGGTTTCAGTCACAAAGATTTTGAAGCATGACTGTAGAAAATAGCTAGCTCTTAACTGGCTAAAAAGCTTTCCTGAGACGAAGGAGAAATGAAGCAATTAGGGTTGTGATGTCCTTGAAGCTTTGTGGGACCCATTATGCTGACAACGAAAAATGGAAGTatcactgctgctttttgttttcttggaagACAAAGAGATAAAGTATCTGCCAAGATTTTTCAGGACTGTCTTTGAGGTCATTTTAGCCTCTGAATGTTGGGTAATAGAGATGTCTTGCAAGCAGCCATACTTAGTTTCACCCTTGTGAGGGGACAAGAGAGTAGATCAGATGTCCTtccttctttgctttgtttttttgtacATGCTTCTTAGCTGCTCATTATCCCTTCTGGCATCATGtgagctgctcttccttttGGGGTGCTGCAGACAGTTTGGGTACCTGACTCGCTTGGAAGGCCAGTTTCCTAAGAGGCAGAGAACATATGGTGTATGTAGGTTGTTATTTGGTGGTAAGATTTGTCTTGGTACCCCACTGAGAATTGAGCTTGTTGTCATGACCTTGAAATTCAGGTGAGAACATTTGCTGGTTTGCCTTGATAGATTTTAATATCTTTTGTATAAGTTCTGCTGTGTTATTATAACCCTAAACTTAGATAAgaatcactttttaaaacattttctttttttttttttctatttcatggTGTTAACTGTAATTCTGATGCTCCTGCCTAGTCTAGATTGTCATTAAACAGTTCCACAAGAATATGAAGCATGCAGTTCATGACAGACTTTTCATTCTGCTACCCTCATACCCTGTGACATTTTGAAGGGTGGACTATCATGCAGGGTATTTCTCACAGATCACAGTTGAAAAGTTTAACTTCTTCACAGCCTCGGCTAGCCCTACTAACTCAGGTCTTTTTATCTCCTGTTTATGAGGGTAAAAGTAGGCCCTGACACTGAAAAACCAGACTAAAAATTTGTGAACTTTTGAGAAGTTCTAGTTCTGCATCTGAGGATTAAATATCTTCACCTGGATGTAATaacaaagggaaacaaaaacacCCTCACTTACCTATGGGACCAAGGGTTCGCAGAGTGAGGAAGTATCCTGAAAGGGCTACCTTGATGTAATAGTAGCATTACTAAGTGCTTCAGTCTTTTCATGCAAACCGCAGTTCATAAAATAGTGTTGGCAACACTTGTAGTTTGGTTTCTCTCCAGAAAAATAGCTAACTTGGTTTTACTCAAATGTGTTTTCTCCCAGGCTTCCTCTCGAGGTATTAAGAATGTTTACTCTgtagagcagaagaaaaagaaacaggaggaAATAGAAAGAAGAATGGCAGCTTCACgccctggaggagaaggaggactGAGagtaagtttaaaaaagaaacaatgtgATTCAACTACCATATATTCACtgtgaaaatctgttttgtcaTGTAGAAGATTGAATAActtgaggaaaaacaaagaggaagggaaatggaatAGAAATTGGAAGCACGTGTCATTGTCATGCAGTGTTCTTAATGAGACTTCATCACTAGGACAGAAAGACAGCAGCAATGGCAAAGAGctttccccccccaccccccttcTTCCCAATTTCTACATAGATGATGCATCAGTTTTACAGGTCTCAGCACTGGGGACCTCATCACTGTGTTACCCTGTACTCAGTGTCCCTTTTCAGTGCCAGTTGAGATTGTCTCTCTTCCTTCAGAGCTTATAGAAAACATTTGAACTAAGTAGGGCAATGGTTTGGGGTTTATGTGTCTCTCATTACAAAAGAAACATACAGTGTTGGCAGAAAATTACTACTGTGGCTATTCTAATGTGAACTTCACCTCAGAAGGCCAGGCAGAGAGTTAATGAAGAATTACAATCTCTCCAAAACAATAGATGTATCTGATCATTGCAACTCAGGCTTCATAAGCCTTCATCATTACCATACATGATTCAGGAGGCAGGAGTTTGTATACGTTGCCACTGATACACTGCATGTCCATCACTTGCTGGGGTAAAAGATTAATTGAGAATTTAAAGGTGAATGGATAATTTATAGTAGTTCCACAGCCTTACAGTGCTggtttgctttgggtttttttcctttcttttccttaccgTCATACAAACCTGTGGTgtcttgtgtttgtttctttagtGGCAGGTTGGATAACACATGACTTCTGAAGAGAAGGTGATTGATGTTTACTGCCAGTAACTTGTCAGTTTCTGCAGCCAAGTGGCACTTACTCATCATGTGGCTTTTGCTGTTTACCTCTGAAGACTCAGCAGTACTTTGCCA
This region of Motacilla alba alba isolate MOTALB_02 chromosome 5, Motacilla_alba_V1.0_pri, whole genome shotgun sequence genomic DNA includes:
- the LOC119701723 gene encoding small VCP/p97-interacting protein, whose translation is MGQCLPCMGGAVKDVVETPDPEVKRRQLAEAAEKRQMEASSRGIKNVYSVEQKKKKQEEIERRMAASRPGGEGGLRWQVG